The Clostridioides difficile genome has a segment encoding these proteins:
- a CDS encoding cell wall hydrolase, protein MDRWSKLIAILLALTYIFMPIKEVFADEPTETVKKVNKQEQNVAKKEVINLSDNDLMLLSKLVAGEARGESYEGQVAVAAVVINRVLDPRFPDSIEEVIYQKNAFSVVLDGSINRTPTDSACKAAKEALYGTDPTNKAVYFWNPEIATCKWINRLNPYLRIGNHVFAK, encoded by the coding sequence ATGGACAGGTGGAGTAAACTGATAGCTATATTATTAGCTTTAACCTATATATTCATGCCTATTAAAGAGGTATTTGCAGATGAGCCAACAGAGACAGTTAAGAAGGTAAATAAACAAGAACAAAATGTAGCAAAGAAGGAAGTAATAAATTTATCTGATAATGATTTAATGTTATTGTCTAAATTGGTTGCAGGTGAAGCTAGAGGAGAAAGCTATGAGGGACAGGTTGCTGTAGCAGCTGTAGTAATAAACAGAGTATTGGACCCTAGATTTCCAGATTCAATAGAGGAAGTTATATATCAGAAAAATGCTTTCTCAGTTGTGCTTGATGGTTCAATAAACAGGACACCAACAGATTCAGCCTGTAAAGCAGCTAAGGAAGCTCTTTATGGAACTGACCCAACAAATAAAGCAGTATATTTCTGGAATCCAGAAATAGCCACTTGCAAATGGATAAATAGACTAAATCCATATCTAAGAATAGGGAATCATGTGTTTGCAAAATAA
- a CDS encoding GntR family transcriptional regulator, with amino-acid sequence MENLTKLNLDNYKPLRDVVFENLREAILEGKLKPGQRLMEVQLAEQLGVSRTPVREAIRKLELEGLVVMLPRKGAYVANMSLKDLLDVLEVRASLEGLAASLAAERIGDDDIKKLKDISEELKKSILESDLDALLKQDVEFHECIFKATNNKKLIQLINSLWEQVYRFRVTYMSDYDSSLNIVEEHRFLLDAIIKGDSELSKKYATEHIEKAEQFMIDKAMMNKDL; translated from the coding sequence GTGGAGAATTTAACTAAACTGAACTTGGATAATTACAAGCCATTAAGAGATGTAGTCTTCGAAAATTTAAGAGAGGCAATCTTAGAAGGGAAATTAAAGCCTGGTCAAAGGCTGATGGAAGTACAACTAGCAGAACAATTAGGAGTAAGCAGAACGCCAGTAAGAGAGGCAATAAGAAAGCTTGAGTTAGAAGGTTTAGTTGTTATGTTACCTAGAAAAGGTGCATATGTAGCGAATATGTCATTAAAGGATCTTCTAGATGTATTAGAAGTAAGAGCAAGTCTAGAAGGTTTAGCAGCATCTCTTGCTGCTGAAAGAATTGGTGATGATGATATAAAAAAACTTAAGGATATATCAGAAGAGTTAAAAAAAAGCATTTTAGAATCAGATTTAGATGCACTATTGAAACAAGATGTAGAATTTCATGAATGTATATTTAAAGCAACAAATAATAAAAAATTAATCCAATTGATAAACTCCTTATGGGAACAAGTGTATAGGTTTAGAGTTACTTATATGTCTGATTATGACTCATCGCTTAATATTGTTGAAGAACATAGATTTTTACTTGATGCAATAATCAAAGGTGATAGTGAGTTGTCTAAGAAATATGCTACAGAGCATATAGAAAAAGCAGAGCAATTTATGATAGATAAGGCTATGATGAATAAAGACTTATAA
- the tilS gene encoding tRNA lysidine(34) synthetase TilS: MIFDKVLSTINKHNLIQKGDKIVLGLSGGPDSVCLLHVLNRLKKDFNIEIYAAHLNHQIRGIEAQKDALYVSKLCEDMGIVFFVKSINVPKYCENEGLSLEEGARKLRYEMFYEIKDKIKANKIAIGHNLNDQAETVMMRIMRGTGLKGLKGIDYIRDNCIIRPILDVERIDIEEYCKAYNLNPRIDKTNLENIYTRNKIRLDLLPYMKDNFNSNVIESIVRMSNSLKSDNDYIEKEAEAKFKEVSNIKEKSFVEINLEDFVCLHDAIKVRVLRNSIKHILGDTNFVDQRHIEDIMSLESDSKVNKMITLPRNIFVYRKKDSIILTNEEIVTEEIEFYYNIPSNGFIKIKELKQIIETQVMSIDRYKSMKLDNSSKGFDFNKVKGGIVIRSRRQGDKIKLAVGSKKVKDLFIDLKIPREERCKIPIITDSEGIICVGDYKISENYKIDESTKEVLKINFNKL, encoded by the coding sequence ATGATATTTGATAAGGTACTAAGTACTATAAATAAACATAATTTAATACAAAAAGGCGATAAAATAGTTTTAGGTCTTTCTGGAGGACCTGATTCAGTTTGTTTATTGCATGTACTAAATAGATTAAAAAAAGATTTTAATATAGAAATATATGCAGCACATTTAAATCATCAAATAAGAGGAATAGAAGCTCAAAAAGATGCATTATATGTATCTAAGCTTTGTGAGGATATGGGAATTGTATTCTTTGTAAAGTCTATTAATGTACCAAAATATTGTGAAAATGAGGGGTTATCATTAGAAGAAGGAGCAAGGAAGCTAAGATATGAAATGTTTTATGAAATTAAGGATAAGATTAAAGCTAACAAAATAGCTATAGGTCATAATCTCAATGACCAAGCTGAGACTGTCATGATGCGTATCATGAGAGGAACAGGTCTTAAAGGGTTAAAAGGAATTGATTATATTAGAGATAACTGTATAATTAGACCAATCTTGGATGTAGAGAGAATAGATATAGAGGAATATTGTAAAGCTTATAATTTAAATCCTAGAATAGATAAAACAAATTTAGAAAACATATACACTAGAAATAAAATAAGGTTAGACCTTTTACCATATATGAAGGATAATTTTAATTCAAATGTAATAGAATCTATAGTGAGGATGAGCAATAGCTTAAAAAGTGATAACGATTATATTGAGAAAGAGGCAGAAGCTAAATTTAAAGAAGTTTCAAATATAAAAGAAAAGAGCTTTGTAGAGATAAATTTAGAAGATTTTGTTTGCTTACATGATGCCATCAAAGTTAGGGTTCTTAGAAATTCTATAAAACATATACTAGGAGATACTAATTTTGTTGATCAAAGACATATAGAGGACATAATGTCTTTAGAAAGTGATTCAAAAGTAAATAAAATGATAACTCTTCCGAGAAATATATTTGTTTATAGAAAAAAAGACAGTATAATATTAACCAATGAGGAAATTGTTACTGAGGAAATTGAATTTTATTACAATATACCTAGTAATGGGTTTATAAAAATAAAAGAATTAAAACAAATTATTGAGACCCAAGTAATGAGTATAGATAGGTATAAGAGTATGAAATTAGACAATTCATCTAAAGGGTTTGATTTTAATAAGGTAAAAGGGGGTATAGTAATAAGGAGCAGAAGGCAAGGTGATAAGATAAAACTTGCTGTGGGAAGTAAAAAAGTGAAGGATTTATTCATAGATTTAAAAATCCCAAGAGAAGAAAGATGTAAGATTCCTATAATCACAGATAGTGAAGGAATAATATGTGTTGGAGATTATAAAATCAGTGAGAATTATAAAATTGATGAAAGCACAAAAGAAGTATTAAAAATTAATTTTAACAAATTATAG
- the murI gene encoding glutamate racemase gives MSNRPIGVFDSGLGGLTVLKEIMKILPNEDIIYFGDTARIPYGSRSKETIIKYTFQAINFLKTKDVKAIVIACNTATARSLKEAQEKYDIPIIGVIEAGARTAVSSTKNKIVGIIGTEGTISSKAYNLEISKIDKNIEIVNKACPLFVPIVEEGWANTEVAKLTAKIYLQELKDKNIDSLVLGCTHYPILKRTIGEEVGEHIRLVNPAKETAKDLKKILEERNIINSTEVHGIYQYYVSDIHEKFSDIAKEFLKKKIDKIQKVEIQKY, from the coding sequence ATGAGCAATAGACCAATAGGAGTTTTTGATTCGGGATTAGGCGGATTGACGGTTTTAAAAGAAATAATGAAAATATTACCAAATGAGGATATAATATATTTTGGAGATACTGCTAGAATACCATATGGTTCGAGATCTAAGGAAACTATAATTAAATATACTTTTCAAGCTATAAATTTTTTAAAAACTAAAGATGTAAAAGCTATAGTTATAGCTTGTAATACTGCTACTGCGAGAAGTTTAAAAGAGGCTCAAGAAAAATATGATATACCAATAATAGGTGTTATAGAAGCAGGAGCTAGAACAGCTGTAAGCTCCACTAAAAACAAGATTGTAGGCATAATTGGAACAGAAGGAACTATAAGTTCAAAGGCATATAATTTAGAAATATCTAAAATAGATAAAAATATAGAAATTGTTAATAAAGCATGCCCTTTATTTGTACCAATTGTTGAAGAAGGATGGGCAAATACAGAAGTAGCTAAATTAACAGCAAAGATATATCTACAAGAATTAAAAGATAAGAATATAGATTCTTTAGTATTAGGATGTACTCATTATCCTATTTTAAAGAGAACAATAGGAGAAGAAGTTGGAGAACATATAAGATTGGTTAATCCAGCTAAAGAGACAGCTAAAGATTTAAAAAAGATTTTAGAAGAACGCAATATTATAAATAGCACAGAAGTTCATGGAATTTATCAATATTATGTATCGGATATACATGAAAAATTTTCAGATATAGCGAAAGAGTTTTTAAAGAAAAAAATTGATAAAATTCAAAAAGTGGAAATACAAAAATATTAG
- the spoIIR gene encoding stage II sporulation protein R encodes MRKIKVRLGILILSLISVISIMTIVINGEVKKVDNISKDYKDKLIRFHVIANSNTDEDQELKLKVRDEVIKYLQPKLQNSKSIEESEAIIKKEYSNLEEISKNIILENGYNYSVKVGIQYSNFPTKQYSNIVLPAGEYKALKIIIGKGEGKNWWCVMFPPLCFVDESNGVIDKSTDDKLKEVLTDKEYKLIKQDTPKKTSRVKIKFKVIEVVKDLEEKF; translated from the coding sequence ATGAGAAAAATTAAAGTTAGATTGGGAATATTAATATTAAGTCTTATATCAGTCATATCAATAATGACGATAGTAATAAATGGTGAAGTAAAAAAAGTTGATAATATATCAAAAGACTATAAAGATAAATTAATAAGATTTCATGTTATAGCAAATAGTAATACAGATGAAGATCAAGAACTTAAATTAAAAGTTAGAGATGAAGTAATAAAATATTTGCAACCAAAGCTACAAAATTCAAAAAGTATAGAGGAAAGTGAAGCAATTATAAAAAAAGAATATAGTAATCTGGAAGAAATAAGTAAAAATATTATTCTTGAAAATGGATATAATTACAGTGTGAAGGTAGGTATACAATATAGCAATTTTCCTACAAAGCAATATTCTAATATAGTTCTTCCAGCAGGTGAATATAAAGCATTAAAAATTATAATTGGAAAAGGTGAAGGAAAAAACTGGTGGTGCGTTATGTTTCCTCCATTATGTTTTGTTGATGAGTCTAATGGAGTTATAGATAAATCTACAGATGATAAGTTAAAAGAAGTTTTAACTGACAAAGAATATAAGCTAATAAAACAAGATACACCAAAGAAAACAAGCAGAGTAAAAATCAAGTTTAAAGTAATTGAAGTAGTAAAGGATTTAGAAGAAAAATTTTAA
- a CDS encoding DUF1934 domain-containing protein encodes MKKSMEEKSLSVKISINTRQYDEKGNMDTIEMTVFGKIFYKNDGIYIIYKKKEENIEITNTIKILKNEVSIKKFGSINSTMMFKCGESSTTKYVTPQGTLLIDIDTRELDINIQEGEHIKLKIDYNIKIQDLFLGRNKIDIYIDIK; translated from the coding sequence ATGAAGAAGTCTATGGAGGAAAAATCGTTGAGTGTAAAAATAAGTATAAATACTAGACAATATGATGAAAAAGGAAATATGGACACCATAGAGATGACTGTTTTTGGTAAAATTTTTTATAAAAATGATGGAATATATATTATTTACAAGAAAAAAGAAGAAAATATAGAAATAACTAATACTATAAAAATACTTAAAAATGAAGTTAGTATTAAAAAGTTTGGTTCTATTAATTCAACGATGATGTTTAAATGTGGAGAAAGCAGTACTACAAAATATGTAACCCCACAAGGTACCTTATTAATTGATATTGACACAAGAGAATTGGATATAAATATACAAGAAGGGGAACACATAAAATTGAAAATAGACTATAATATAAAGATACAAGATTTATTTTTAGGTAGAAACAAAATAGATATATACATAGATATTAAATAA